From the Peromyscus leucopus breed LL Stock chromosome 8b, UCI_PerLeu_2.1, whole genome shotgun sequence genome, one window contains:
- the Gpr179 gene encoding LOW QUALITY PROTEIN: probable G-protein coupled receptor 179 (The sequence of the model RefSeq protein was modified relative to this genomic sequence to represent the inferred CDS: inserted 5 bases in 5 codons; deleted 1 base in 1 codon) translates to MGTRAVVTPSLVWGLLSCCFLCDWALGSQRPFRSLPPLSSQAKPGPGPTWNPPQGANAALAFLYSGDVHHLSGANCSESYQVRGAEGRVGIPPVLQRAAGTLAQAANFLNMLLQANDIRESSVEEDVEWYQALVRSVAEGDPKAYRALLTFNPPPGASHLQLALQATRMGDETILQDLSGNRVQEENPEEDLVSLGLQKRILTNDLRSLDSPKWPRGDGYVGDIHQVKLSPPFLECHEGRLRPGWLITVSATFYGLKPDLTPEVRGQVQMDIDLQSVDINQCASGPGWYSNTHLCDLNSTQCVPLESQGFVLGRYLCRCRPGFYGAGSSGGLEERASQTAGQFGSPQGSLGKLLRCQPCPEGCTSCLDATPCLVEEALALRXAVLGCQTCCMLVVFLSMLVAYRCRGSKRIRASGIFLLETILFGSLLLYFPVFILYFKPSVFRCIALRWVRLLGFAVVYGTIILKLYRVLQLFLSRTAQRGPHPSSGQLLRRLGQLLLLVLGFLVVWTAGVLEPGIEHTPLVTRGHTPTGRHFYLCHHDHWDYIMVVAEMLLLCWGSFLCYATRAVPSAFHEPRYMSIALHNELLLSTVFHTARFVLVPSLNPDWTLLLFFLHTHSTVTATLALIFIPKFWKPGAPPREEILDEVYEDELELQRSGSYLNSSIASAWSERSLDAGDIRDELKKLYAQLEVRKTKEMAANNPHLPKKRSSSRQGLGRSFMRYLAEFPEALARQHSRDSGSPGRGSLPGSSRRRLLSSSLQETEKPPALRKTRSTYEHHREHNTLRRTLSRRASPASEGHGEGPPALGFRSASAHNLTVGERLPRARPISLHKSLSVVAGSREKALLVASQAYLEETYRQAKEREERKKAEAATVSPVRRPSARRSERPLRAPLSAPPSPAKSSSVDGSHTPGRPHEEAGRRLPHPPIRHQVSTPIFALSGAYLGEPRMLSPTPTPTLAPVPLPALAPTPTSVLAPVPMPPQSPTLLTFICPWENAELPGKKENVVQESPTGPEQGSHPPASARTKIWRALSVAVERRGTGESERTAEDGHVQAEADDADEDKPKVLSKSHSLKTPLQQGSVRSLGLAIKALTRSRSTYKEKEGGEDASETGKGEPTGVSTGAPPRSPRLGRPKAVSKQAALTLCEDEESLQNQQNAHTSRMLQVCHKEGSREQENRDKRASQGPGERRGERISKMGLATLRQVFGDKNAEQARESSVGDQEVANTTLLPLGSADHRVAEVCPWEVTQSGICQPESSSKAKICPWEGTEGGLEKTPSRQVLSSSWEGREKAPEESEPGGVGAITGKKPERLVRSQEAVCPWESADPGGLSPQSAHQDSDRTQGRSAEAGSTEGVGGGRHPEVLLPEVAKAELCPWELSDVGEETLAQRVKEPPEERQKSPQKGTFWSEQNLGRDLVSLCPWESTDFRGPSAVSLQAPGSSGSLGSGIAEVCPWEVGDAPTDRKAEVCPWELGAETLNQGTEGGSLPGKETASRKGYLGEMGEQTARTAPTVYQGQESVCPWEDPAPEQSSPHPDNSSSKGAVQLLSSEGSQALQVCPWEALKPEEKQAAPSTAEICPWEVDGRTQAPSTAEICPWEVDGKTQAPSTAEICPWEVDGRTQDRASEHTLKGRESQKDEEKIPGKARIQTWEKAGGQIXKQEAICPWESMDXSSTPQKDSGKPQATLQRQGSVGAKAAEICPWDVEESLTAEKAKSCPWEVGAAGAGEERTVGAEACGVSRNDTAQTAADSGPRQRAATPPKKPERPCLEKEVVCPRDSVRPGDSSQQPDALSSEKPKNGLQEXDHTSSRPTEVCPWEVSEVEQESGSEPAERGPRKLEKVXASLPRGTSKGDAKLHQEQEAISPQKDEDLREPSAQAPTVSDLPSSISSQVAEGQSSEASDRVTEKGSLRQNLRSGSLPEHTPQEKATASKSQFPADGEGTSKELQSVCPWEGVMLASPSPHPPGQYSDQPRASAQTPVSTGGRVAEVCPWDAPVPDQSDPDSDTKAEVCPWKVTGRIQETQISEQDEKEESQEEKERAPEKPEPKGVAVQKMPQTRSFGEQEAMCLGESQDFGVQPATGASDGGKGSSEKVDCVGVREARVCPWEVEEVPSAKKAEICPWEASSGTVGEGALDRGQDGESQGAGGAEGHFLEAAEAVYPSEGTATAGLFPEAEATDTDHPKVSPHGASSPGQRLAELCQWEVTDPEGNKIKGTMADICPWEESRPPSDESGPLALPTTQTDVPAAPEKSLCLSVHRPLETFLPESKSVHPEVRKPPSALPLEGVREHGPLGLEPGAKSDPEPSLEEVEAPKSLSLTEDQGQMTSEAQDGDLSPPSAYPWDCE, encoded by the exons ATGGGCACCAGGGCAGTAGTCACGCCTTCTCTTGTTTGGGGGCTGCTGAGTTGCTGCTTCCTCTGCGATTGGGCTCTGGGGAGCCAAAGGCCCTTCCGCTCTCTGCCTCCACTATCCTCCCAAGCCAAGCCAGGACCCGGGCCCACATGGAATCCCCCGCAGGGGGCCAACGCAGCCCTGGCCTTTCTCTACTCTGGAGATGTCCATCACCTGTCAGGGGCTAATTGCAGTGAGAGTTACCAAGTCCGTGGGGCAGAAGGCAGAGTGGGCATCCCCCCAGTCCTACAGAGAGCGGCGGGCACCCTGGCCCAGGCTGCCAATTTCCTCAACATGCTCCTACAAGCCAACGACATCCGGGAGTCGAGTGTGGAGGAGGATGTCGAGTGGTATCAGGCACTTGTCCGAAGTGTGGCAGAGGGGGACCCAAAAGCCTACAGGGCTCTACTGACCTTTAACCctccaccaggggccagccaccttcAGCTGGCCCTGCAGGCCACCCGGATGGGGGACGAGACCATCCTTCAGGACCTGTCTGGGAACAGAGTACAGGAAGAAAATCCAGAAGAGGACCTGGTCAGCCTTGGCTTGCAGAAGCGAATACTGACCAATGACCTAAGGAGTCTTGACAGCCCTAAGTGGCCACGGGGAGATGGCTATGTAGGCGACATCCATCAGGTGAAGCTGTCTCCTCCCTTCCTGGAATGCCACGAGGGCCGGCTCCGTCCTGGCTGGCTCATCACAGTCTCGGCCACATTCTATGGACTCAAGCCAGACCTCACCCCGGAAGTCAG GGGGCAGGTGCAGATGGACATCGACCTCCAAAGCGTGGACATCAATCAGTGTGCAAGCGGCCCAGGCTGGTACTCGAACACTCACCTGTGTGATCTCAACAGCACTCAG TGTGTCCCTCTGGAGAGTCAGGGTTTTGTCCTTGGCCGTTATCTCTGTCGCTGCCGACCTGGATTCTACGGTGCTGGCAGTTCTGGGG GGTTAGAGGAGCGTGCAAGTCAGACTGCCGGCCAGTTCGGGTCCCCACAAGGCAGCCTCGGGAAGCTGCTGCGGTGCCAGCCATGTCCTGAGGGCTGCACCAGCTGTCTGGATGCCACACCATGCCTGGTGGAGGAGGCCCTGGCACTGA ACGCAGTGCTGGGCTGCCAGACCTGCTGCATGCTGGTGGTCTTCCTGAGTATGCTGGTTGCCTACCGTTGCCGAGGGAGCAAG AGGATCCGGGCATCTGGAATCTTCCTGCTGGAAACCATCCTTTTTGGATCCTTACTGCTCTACTTTCCT GTGTTCATCCTCTACTTCAAGCCCAGTGTGTTCCGCTGCATCGCTCTCCGCTGGGTCCGGCTGCTGGGCTTTGCCGTCGTCTATGGGACCATCATACTGAAGCTTTATAG GGTGCTCCAGCTGTTTCTGTCTCGAACGGCCCAGCGGGGTCCACATCCAAGCAGTGGGCAGTTGCTGCGGCGTCTGGGGCAGCTCCTTCTGTTGGTATTGGGCTTCCTGGTTGTGTGGACGGCGGGCGTCCTGGAGCCAGGCATCGAGCACACGCCTCTGGTGACCCGAGGCCACACTCCCACCGGCCGCCACTTCTACCTCTGTCACCATGACCACTGGGACTACATCATGGTTGTGG cGGAAATGCTGCTGCTGTGTTGGGGCAGCTTCCTCTGCTATGCCACCCGGGCTGTCCCCTCGGCCTTCCATGAACCACGCTACATGAGCATCGCCCTGCACAATGAGCTGCTCCTCTCTACGGTCTTCCACACAGCCAG GTTTGTGCTGGTTCCTTCCCTGAACCCAGACTGGAcacttctcctcttcttcctccacaccCACAGTACAGTCACAGCCACCCTAGCTCTGATCTTCATCCCGAAG TTCTGGAAGCCAGGGGCGCCTCCCCGAGAGGAGATCTTGGATGAAGTGTATGAGGACGAGCTGGAACTGCAACGTTCAGGCTCCTACCTCAACAGCAGCATCGCCTCAGCCTGGAGCGAGCGCAGCCTGGACGCAGGGGATATCCGG GATGAGCTGAAGAAGCTCTACGCCCAGCTAGAGGTCCGCAAGACCAAGGAGATGGCGGCTAACAACCCCCACCTGCCCAAGAAGCGGAGCAGCTCGCGCCAGGGCCTGGGGCGCTCTTTCATGAGGTACCTGGCTGAGTTCCCCGAGGCCCTGGCTAGGCAGCACTCCCGGGACTCGGGCTCTCCAGGCCGCGGCAGCCTGCCAGGCTCTTCCAGACGCAGGCTTCTCAGCTCCAGCCTTCAAGAAACTGAGAAGCCACCGGCCCTGCGCAAGACCCGCAGCACCTATGAGCACCACAGGGAGCATAACACGCTGAGGAGAACCCTGTCCAGGAGGGCCTCGCCAGCCTCGGAGGGCCACGGAGAGGGGCCCCCAGCGCTGGGCTTCAGGTCGGCCAGTGCTCACAACCTGACGGTGGGAGAAAGGCTCCCCCGCGCCAGGCCCATCTCCCTGCACAAGTCCCTCAGTGTGGTGGCTGGCTCCAGGGAAAAGGCTCTGCTTGTGGCCAGTCAGGCCTACCTGGAGGAAACCTATCGGCaggcaaaagagagagaggagcgaAAGAAGGCTGAGGCCGCCACGGTGAGCCCAGTGCGGAGGCCGTCGGCCAGGAGGTCGGAGCGGCCCCTGAGGGCTCCCCTCTCAGCCCCACCTTCCCCGGCCAAGAGCAGCAGTGTGGACGGCTCTCACACCCCTGGGAGGCCTCACGAGGAGGCTGGCAGGAGGCTGCCTCACCCACCCATCCGGCACCAGGTCTCCACACCCATCTTCGCTCTGTCTGGGGCCTACCTGGGAGAGCCAAGAATGCTGTCTCCCACCCCGACCCCCACATTGGCTCCTGTTCCGTTGCCAGCTCTGgccccaacccccacctctgTCCTGGCACCCGTCCCAATGCCCCCCCAGAGTCCCACCCTACTCACTTTCATCTGCCCCTGGGAGAACGCAGAACTGccgggaaagaaagaaaatgtggtccagGAAAGCCCCACGGGGCCAGAGCAAGGCAGCcacccccctgcctcagctcGTACCAAGATCTGGAGGGCCCTCTCGGTGGCAGTGGAGAGAAGGGGGACTGGGGAGAGTGAGAGGACCGCAGAGGACGGACATGTCCAGGCGGAAGCTGATGATGCGGATGAGGACAAGCCCAAGGTCCTCTCAAAATCCCACAGCCTCAAGACACCGCTGCAGCAGGGCTCCGTGCGCAGCCTGGGCCTGGCCATCAAGGCTCTGACCCGTTCTAGGAGCACCTATAaagagaaggaaggtggggaggacGCCTCTGAGACTGGGAAGGGAGAGCCCACGGGAGTGAGCACGGGCGCTCCACCCCGATCTCCCAGGCTAGGCCGGCCCAAAGCAGTGAGCAAGCAGGCGGCCCTCACCCTCTGTGAGGATGAGGAGTCCCTCCAGAACCAACAGAATGCTCACACCAGCAGAATGCTCCAGGTCTGTCACAAAGAGGGCAGCAGAGAACAAGAAAATAGGGACAAGAGGGCATCGCAGGGCCCCGGGGAGAGGAGAGGCGAGAGGATCAGTAAAATGGGGCTTGCTACACTGAGGCAAGTTTTTGGGGATAAAAATGCTGAACAGGCGAGGGAATCCTCTGTGGGAGACCAAGAGGTGGCAAATACCACCCTCCTGCCCCTCGGCAGTGCTGACCACAGGGTGGCAGAGGTATGCCCCTGGGAAGTAACTCAATCAGGGATATGCCAGCCAGAGAGTAGCAGCAAGGCCAAAATCTGCCCCTGGGAGGGGACTGAAGGAGGCCTTGAGAAGACTCCATCAAGACAAGTTCTAAGTAGttcctgggaagggagggagaaagcccCAGAGGAATCAGAGCCTGGGGGTGTGGGTGCCATTACTGGGAAAAAGCCGGAGAGGCTTGTCCGGAGCCAGGAGGCAGTGTGTCCTTGGGAAAGTGCCGACCCTGGAGGTCTGTCTCCTCAGTCGGCCCATCAGGACTCTGACAGAACCCAGGGCAGGTCTGCAGAAGCGGGCAGTacggagggggtggggggaggaaggcaCCCAGAGGTTCTCCTGCCCGAGGTTGCCAAGGCTGAGCTGTGCCCCTGGGAGCTGAGTGACGTGGGGGAGGAGACATTGGCCCAGAGAGTGAAGGAACCCCCCGAAGAAAGGCAGAAATCCCCCCAAAAGGGAACCTTCTGGAGCGAACAGAATCTGGGCAGAGACCTGGTGTCTCTTTGTCCTTGGGAAAGTACAGATTTTCGGGGTCCCTCAGCAGTCTCACTTCAAGCCCCGGGAAGCTCAGGGAGTCTGGGCAGCGGTATTGCAGAGGTCTGCCCATGGGAGGTAGGAGATGCACCTACAGACAGGAAAGCTGAGGTCTGTccctgggagctgggagcagaaACACTGAATCAGGGAACAGAGGGGGGGTCTCTCCCGGGCAAGGAGACTGCATCCAGGAAGGGGTACTTGGGAGAGATGGGGGAGCAAACTGCGAGGACAGCGCCTACTGTCTATCAGGGGCAGGAGTCAGTGTGCCCCTGGGAGGACCCAGCCCCCGAGCAGTCCAGCCCACATCCAGACAACTCCTCATCTAAGGGTGCTGTGCAGTTACTAAGCAGTGAGGGCAGCCAGGCGCTGCAAGTGTGTCCTTGGGAAGCACTCAAGCCAGAAGAAAAGCAGGCAGCACCCTCGACGGCAGAAATCTGTCCCTGGGAAGTCGATGGAAGAACCCAAGCACCCTCGACGGCAGAAATCTGTCCCTGGGAAGTAGATGGAAAAACCCAAGCACCCTCGACGGCAGAAATCTGTCCCTGGGAAGTAGATGGAAGAACCCAGGACAGGGCATCAGAACACACACTCAAAGGAAGAGAATCTCAAAAAGACGAGGAGAAAATACCTGGAAAAGCAAGAATCCAAACGTGGGAAAAGGCTGGGGGGCAGA CAAAGCAGGAAGCAATCTGCCCCTGGGAGAGCATGG CTAGCAGCACCCCGCAAAAAGACTCAGGGAAACCCCAAGCCACTCTCCAGAGGCAAGGCAGTGTGGGAGCCAAAGCTGCTGAGATCTGCCCGTGGGACGTGGAGGAGAGCCTGACAGCTGAGAAGGCCAAGAGCTGCCCCTGGGAGGTGGGtgctgctggggctggagaggaaaGGACTGTGGGAGCTGAAGCCTGTGGGGTCTCTCGGAATGATACAGCTCAGACTGCCGCAGACTCTGGGCCCAGGCAGAGAGCTGCTACTCCTCCAAAGAAGCCAGAGAGGCCATGCCTGGAGAAGGAGGTGGTCTGTCCCCGGGACAGCGTGCGTCCAGGGGACTCTTCTCAGCAGCCAGATGCTCTGAGCTCGGAGAAACCAAAAAATGGGCTCCAGG CTGACCACACGAGCTCCAGGCCAAcagaggtgtgtccctgggaagTGAGCGAAGTGGAGCAAGAGTCGGGGAGTGAGCCAGCGGAGCGAGGCCCAAGGAAGCTGGAAAAGG GGGCTTCCCTTCCAAGAGGAACATCAAAAGGGGATGCAAAACTCCACCAGGAACAGGAAGCCATCAGCCCTCAGAAGGACGAGGATTTGAGGGAACCATCTGCCCAGGCCCCCACGGTCTCAGATTTGCCCAGCAGCATCAGTAGTCAGGTGGCAGAGGGACAGTCCTCAGAAGCAAGTGACAGGGTAACAGAGAAGGGAAGCCTGCGACAAAACCTGAGGTCGGGTTCCCTCCCAGAACACACACCCCAAGAAAAAGCTACAGCTTCGAAATCCCAGTTCCCTGCTGacggggaaggaacaagcaaggAGCtccagtctgtctgtccctgggAGGGCGTGATGCTGGCCAGCCCCTCCCCGCACCCTCCCGGTCAGTACTCTGACCAACCCAGAGCCAGCGCCCAGACACCGGTCAGTACTGGCGGGAGGGTTGCGGAGGTGTGCCCATGGGATGCTCCGGTCCCAGATCAGTCTGACCCTGACAGTGACACCAAGGCTGAAGTCTGTCCCTGGAAGGTGACGGGGAGAATT CAGGAGACACAGATATCAGAACAGGATGAAAAGGAGGAatctcaggaagaaaaagaaagagccccTGAAAAACCAGAGCCCAAAGGTGTGGCAGTCCAGAAAATGCCACAGACCAGGAGCTTTGGGGAGCAGGAAGCTATGTGTCTCGGGGAGAGTCAGGACTTTGGGGTGCAACCAGCCACAGGTGCTTCTGatggaggcaagggcagttccGAGAAAGTGGACTGTGTGGGGGTCAGGGAGGCAAGAGTGTGTCCTTGGGAAGTAGAAGAAGTTCCCTCTGCCAAGAAAGCGGAGATCTGCCCTTGGGAAGCAAGTTCAGGgacggtgggggagggggcactggACCGGGGGCAGGATGGAGAGTCACAGGGGGCTGGAGGGGCTGAAGGACACTTTTTAGAAGCGGCAGAGGCAGTCTACCCCTCAGAAGGCACAGCAACAGCAGGGCtatttccagaggcagaggccacgGACACAGACCACCCCAAGGTCAGCCCCCATGGAGCAAGTAGCCCAGGGCAGAGGCTAGCAGAATTATGTCAATGGGAAGTGACAGAcccagaaggaaataaaatcaagggCACCATGGCAGACATCTGTCCATGGGAGGAAAGCAGACCCCCATCTGATGAATCAGGCCCCCTGGCTTTACCAACAACCCAGACAGATGTCCCTGCTGCCCCTGAGAAATCACTCTGCCTCTCGGTACACAGACCTTTGGAGACCTTTCTTCCAGAGAGCAAGAGCGTCCACCCAGAAGTGAGGAAGCCACCCAGTGCTCTTCCTCTGGAAGGTGTCAGAGAACATGGGCCTTTGGGACTTGAGCCTGGAGCCAAGTCAGACCCAGAGCCAAGTCTCGAAGAAGTGGAGGCTCCGAAGTCTCTCTCCTTGACTGAAGACCAAGGGCAAATGACTTCTGAGGCTCAAGATGGAGACCTCAGCCCTCCATCTGCTTATCCTTGGGACTGTGAATGA